The stretch of DNA TCAATTTCACTGCCATTAAAACTAATAGTCATTGTGAAAATTAAAATACGGAAAGCAAaaccatgtgtttgtgtgtgcatgcatgtcaaCGTGTATGCTTTTGAGTGTTTCTTTACTTTCTATAAGACTCTCTCAGGCTTCATATGTTTAACTATAGATGCATAAAGTCACTTGAAGGTCTGATTTGCTTATAAGCAGAgagagatcacacacacacacagcctgggGATGACACTGCTCAACACTGTGACCGACTAACTGAGAGAGTGGATTGGGGGCAGAGGGCCTGGATAtgcattaaacatgttcaaagatcctttggtgtgtgtgtgtgcgctgcagCTTTCACAAGCTCAATGTGTAATGTGGAAGTGGTAGAAAGTCAAAGAAAAGCTGCAGGTACTTATTAAAGAGCTCCATCTAATGGCCAACAGGTAAAAATTTCTTTTTATTCACCTTGACCTGCACTCAATATAAATCAAGTCTGTGTTTAaatcaattgtttttttattaaataatcatgaaataattaataatacaatCAACTGTGTTGTTTGGCACTAGTTTTTTCCAACAGAGTTCAGTGTGTGATGTCTAAATCTACTACCTGATTGTCAGATGACTgtggcttcaaaataaaagcatgcatgTTGAGAGGGAGGTTGCCTTGAAAAACGAGCACGTATATAAATACCACAAAGGGAGTAATTTACGTTTTTTTGTACTCGGGAATCTACAGGTACTGTATTTGATTAACTTGACTGCCCCATTGTCTACAGTTATTTTTATTCTGAAAGTATATTCCGGAAACCGTGCTTTATTGCAGATCTATGGCAATCACTTTGACATACAGGTTGCTATAGCACTGGTTGCTAGGTAACCTAATGAAATAATTTGTCAACTAGCAGCAGGCAGACATTCAATTAGAGAGCAAGTCATGAGGTAATATCACTGCTTTCTTGTTGTATGACTATTTTAATGTGTATGCAACATATCTATGTTGTTAAAGCTCATATAGGTTATTGAATAGGTTATTAAATAGGTGTGTGTAGCCTgtcttttatttggttttcagtTGTTCAGttgtttcagctgcttggcagtaatgttagctgaccagacgaaggtctctccgtgaatcagtgctgatcctagtgttggcttttcctgcttcagcctcccgaccacggtCGGAGGGCGAGCTGAGCGAGCGAgaacgagcacggtgtgtgagtgaaggcaggcaggcagaggagcagagtacagcagagactccggccctggagaccaaagctacggtctcctccgcgtcctccgatcgcggccaacactgttttgcaaggcgggcttcactagatataactttgcggttttggtgcggttttggtgtagtttgtgttggagtctgagtctgaacagcgcagtcacacgtgagcgcgcatgggacaccgacacggattgatttatactgtaagaagttacaaaaaGTCCCTTTAAGAATCAGTCTTATCAGACACCTCTTGTGTGACCCGACCTGCATATCATTGACCCCATGTTGGGTCCAATCCCAGATCTGGTCTAGCATATTCAGATGCTATAGATGctatacttaaagggactgtttgtaagaatcagaaatgcttgttaacagcgacacctgtggccgttaagtcaacgaaagtcagcgtcgggttcgctcaaaacagtgagacgacacacgtcagctattGTTATTGATGCAATAATtggtaagcagcattttaatgttgtagcagGTGAGGTGGCCTTACTTTCTATACTCCTATTGTTGGGTAGATTCATCTGTAATGATTGATTGTATTTTCtaaaatgatcaaatgttttttgtgtaaaatcttaatttgtgaAATAACTATCAATCATAATtggttaaaaaatataatatttctctctgaaatgtagtggagctGAAGTACGAAggagcagaaaatgaaaatacttaagtaaagtacaagtgcaTACCTCCCATATTGTACTTGaatacagtatttgagtaaatgtacattcATAAAAACGGTACTCCTTACAAGAAATATTATTCAAAGTTTTAGTATGACAAGTTACGTCTTGCTGTCTGCCTTCTCTTCTGCCTTCAGCTTACAGGAAGAGGGTCCCCAGGAGCCCCAACAGGAGACACTGCAGCAGGTAGCAGCCAGAATAGTTCAGAAGGCCTGGAAAAGATATGTGGTGGGTGCTGATGCTGTTGTGGGCACTGTTGTACATGGACAAATTAAAGTCAACATGCATAAACTAAAACTCTTTTTCCTACACAAACTGTAGTACAGACAGATCTTCAAGTATTTCAAAGAACTTATCAGCCATTGCAACCTGCTGGATCCCCAAACCGTCTTCAAAAGTGTGAATCCTCGAGAGGTAACAGAAACAATGCTCtctataaaatgaaaaaaaataaaataaatggtaaGATTTGATATTCCTGTGGCAGGCAGAGTTgctggatgctgctgctggcgTGTTCATCAGGTTTCGACTCGGAGGGGtaggagctgaagagagaaaTACACTCAACATCACTCAACAGCTATGTGAATATGATAATACAGACATACCTGCTTACATCTTGCTTATACCTTTGCCCTCAGATTACCTTTCCCCCCAACATCTATTACAAGATCTTCACCCATCGACCCATCGCAGACATGTGTGCCAGCAGCCCGAGGGACTACACCCAGCTTGGCCTAAAGAAGCCTGTGGCCCAGCAGACCAACAATTGCTGGCCTCTTATACAAGAGGACCGATCAAGATGGTACCAGCGCAAGGAGAACAACGGCTGGAGGCTCTTCTGTAGCAAGGTGAAGAAAATGTTCTGTTCTGCCTGTTATTTGTACAAATACTatagtgaaaaaagaaaataagcacCACCAATGCAAGGGGTTAATTTTGTCCTTTGTAGTAAGAATCTGACACACTTGAATAGATAGAACAGCTACAGCAGGCATTTCATGGCAGCGTTTTGCCTTGATCGTACCAAACTGTATTTAGCTTCGGACATTGTGTAAGCTGAATCATAATGCTCTCACACATTGTCTATTTAACGCAAAAACAAGGTCACATAGTTCAACTGTTAACCACTAAAAGTCATAGTCTGTGTTTATGTGCTTCTTCTACTCTCTGATAGGTGGATCCCATGGGTGAGCCCAGAGAGATCGATGCTAACAAGAAAATGGAGTTTCACTATTCCAGGTTGCGCCGGCAGCAGGATGTAGACaagtggaggaagaagaggaaaactGAATGGCTGAAGCAGATGTGagttttatatatttgtctGTCCCTCAAAGCAAGTCTTTTGCTGTGCAACGGCCGCTGTGGCCTCAAATGATTACAGGGTAACGGTAAATGCTAGCCTCAGTTAGTGTCTATTGTGTATTAtaaaagaggacctattatgcttttgtgctttttccctttcctttagtcagagtgttatatcgtttttgtgtatataaaaggtctgcaaagttacaaagtccaaagtTCACACCAAAGAGAGTTCCTCTCCCccgcagaaacactgctcctgaactgcctgaaacgccttgcttgaagacccaccttttcttccgtaacgtggtgatgtcacgaAGTAACACATTATATGACATAATACCTACCTAGTGGATAGTTTGGCATGCATCAAACAAAGCTAGACAGAGGGTGataagaggtgctgcagcacagccggtatgagaaaaataaagcgttttttgaacattaaagcatgtaaacatgttctagtagaaacccaaaatacaagcatgcacctgaaaatgagcacaataggtcctctttaaattccAGTCACAGAGCTAAGCATGAGTCAATTCCTATTGACCTTTGAAAACCCTAGGtcaattaacaaaacactgCTATTTTAATGGTATATTGAAAGTTGTGACTCTTTAATCCATGTAGACacacaaaaactaaaaatgactgaaaatatcaaataattGGCAATGATTAATATGGACAAATAAAACCGTACAAATTATTGCGCATATTAACCAAGGGCATGGGCAATTTCTGGGTTCTATCTTTATCTAGATTAGAAAATGGActcacaaaatatttttttattatgcagctaactgaatattttattttttctgaatGGACAGTTAAACCTTGAAAACAGTTAAGTGTTGCAAAATGACCTTATGGGTTTTTAGCCATAGTGGTGTGACCACTTTGGTCCAGGaaaattaccatgaaattttgGTCCCCAGAGAATGAATCCTTCTAACTTTGGCggtctgacttttcctctagcgtcACCATGACAGTGCAaattgtggttttgagtgagtGAATCCAAGGATTAGACTATTTTTAATACGTTAATAAGTCTGCCAATCGTCAAATAAATATTCAAAACCAGTAACCATTTATCCATGTACTCTAATCTCCTTTTATGCTCTTTTACAAAATGTGGACGATACACATCTGAGGCAGGGTTATGTGTAGCCctgtgtataagtgtgtgtatgtccTCTCTCCCTTACATACAGGTATAACCAGGGGCGTCTGCAGGCTCATCCAGCGCATCAACACATGGCGACGCTGGGGGTGAATTCCGCCCAGGAAGTCATGGACGCCATTGAAGAGAAGGGAGATGATGAAGTACTGGAATGGGAGCTGGATGAGCTGCTGGATTGGACCAACACTCTCAACTTTGAGGAGTAAGAGTCCTCTGCTCACTGTTGGCTAGTAGACAGTCTGATGCTTTCTGTTGAATAGACTGGTTGTAATTCAAAACTGGGTCAGAAGTGATTAAATCTCTATCATTTTGTAACATATTTTTGCTCCTTTGCCTGTGCAGGTATATACAAGAGTGGAGAGGTTTGGCCTGCAGTCGCTCCTCTGAGCCAAGCAAAGGTGAACATTTGTAATGATAGCTGCATATCTTTGCTGCTTGTTATTGCTACCTATTCAATGTTTTATGCTGTAACGCCATCTGCTGTTTAAGTTTAGGATTAACAAAGCTGTATTCCATCAGTGTAAATCTCACCGATTGCAATACAAGACTTATTGATGACCATGTTTTTGTTCACATACCGATTGGCCCCTCTTCTCAGGTAAAACATGATCTTTGGTCATTTTGAAACTGTCATATGAGTGACAGTGACATATACAGTAGGTGAGCATTTATCATGTTTAAACATAAGAAATATCACTATCACTTTTTGCTGACATATTTCTTGTTGAATAGAaggtataaataaaatatttttttttgttgacaggTTTAAGTGTTGAAAATGCATGCTTCTACCTGGGTCTGTGTGCAGAGAGGACTGCTGTGTCTGAAGGATACAGGAAATGTACGGATATAGCTCTTTCcaagtacagtatatactgtatatgttttgtTATAGCTTTTAAGTGGACATATTGACACTGGGAGCAATCATTTTATCTTAAATAAATATCTCTTTGTATCTTTAAAAAGCTTGTCTGTGTAGATTTTTTCTTGTTCCAGAGATTCTAGCGACATATCTGACTTGAATTACTAATTCACCTCTGTAATAAAAGTGAATAAAcagtttgttattttttattaagaaAGTTATACCTCCCCTTTGTGTGAAATATGTTGAATGCCTGCTGTAAAATATGTGAAGGAATCATAGACTCAGTGTAGTAAATTGATAATGAATTCCCTGTGATAATGCAGATAATACAGGGAGATCATTTAAACCAGGAGTCaactatatatttttgtgaTTATCAATATAAGGCTACTTGTTTCTCAATTTACACACagttatttacattattatgtTTCTcacaatccccccccccccaaaaaaaacaacccaaaaactAAATAATGTTTCTGTCTAACATACATCCTGTATGGGCCAGTctaagattcaagattcaagatgtttattgtcacgccggttatacaagtacaatcgtgtgaaatgctttttgctgggaagctccattaaaaataataagttatattacaattataaaaggtaatactttgtacaaggcatattaagaacatatagagtatatacagtataagagatatgattgaggtattgcacttgtttattgcactttttgtgtgagaaggtgtcgtatgaatatctatttaaaagtctgatggcctgggggaaaaaactgttcctcagtctgctggtgaggtCTAAAGATGTTGTGTTGAGTATTTACAGTTTTGTAAAGTGGCGATGAGTCATCAGAATTACACAATTTAGTGTTCAGCCATCCTCAGTAACAAAACAGTATGCAATTCCTACCTCTGAAAAAGAGGGGGCACCCGGATTTGAACCGGGGACCTCTTGATCTGCAGTCAaatgctctaccactgagctataCCCCCATACAACAACACTGTCACATGAACAATTTATAAAGATAGCTATGACTGGCGTTTACATCGTTGCTGTGTTAAAGTGTGGTGAAATTGTTAACGTTATAAATCATACAGTACTTAAAAACAAACCAGATACCAATATAGTGTACAGAAACATAATACAacggtttttttttaatggtacaTCGTACACGACACCGGTTTGTACCGGATGTGTTGTCATGAAAACGCGACCCAACCGGATGTTAGTAATAGAAAGTGGAAGAAACGGCATCACCATGGTACTGTTGCAGTCTTATACTCATTTACTATGATTTATACTATCCTAACCATATTAGAAACATTACGCTGTATTATATAGTTATACTAATAGTTATGTAACCTGCTCACGGCTTTGTCTTTTGTCTTTGTGTCCTCTGACGTCCATCAGCTGTGAATGTGATTAGTCACTGGAGCTAATGCTAGTTAGCAGCTATCAGGCTGCTTAACGTGGCTGAAGATGATTTcagctttctgtgtgtgtcagggacTAGATATTAGTAGTTGTaaactgtgaatgtgtgtttgtgtttgttacaGAATACCCGAGGACTTCGCTCACAGCTGAAGGACAGCGTACCTGTGGCCGGCTTTAATCCACAGGGAGCGTATGGAGTGCAGGACTCTCTGAGGAGCGGGTGAGACGCTGCAGCATGTATAAACCTTCTCCTTCCAAGTTAGCACAAATAAACCAGTATATCTCTGGTTAAAAATGACGggtttaattgtatttttatgatatttcGGCTAGACGAGATCGACTGAAATAattttataagataagataagatattcctttattagtcatTTGCAGTGTAAAGGGGgtagtgcagaaacaagaagcatcagtaaaaacaaaaatcaagatacaacacagtgcaagaagcaaaacaaaagtagacaggcatataaaatatgaacaatttaaatagaaggaaatataaaaataggaacaataacaaggggaatattaaaaaaatggaacaatatatatatagtattgacaataaacagactattaacacaattgcacaagtTTGATGAGTTAAAATGACTAAAACTATACTAATATAGCTACGTTTTCTTTGACTAAGATATGACCAGACTTTAAGTCAAATAAAACTtgactgaaaaaaataaacaggatGAGGTTgactaaatatgataaaaactaGCAAGGACATTTGACACCCGActaacacctcttcctaactggacgcGATGCAAACGTGCAAACATCAGATTGTTTCGAAGTTTTGCACACCTCCAACTTATTTTCACTGGTCAAAATCAAAActgacagttaatcaatatCCCTCTCTCTACGTCCTAGATATTGACATCGCTTGTATTCTGGACAATTTCTGGTATAACATACACACTGGATACTTGTCAAAAAATTATTTAACATAATGTATGAGTATTTACTTTTCAATGTaagtttaagtatttatttactCACTGGCTTTTAACAAATATATTACAATTGTCTCACTTTTGGGCAGTGTGTACCTGATTATCCATAACATCTAGTTATCCAGTCTGTCGTAGAGCTGGACCGATGAGTCCACCAGGCCGATATTAGCTTAATACAGATATATCAGTATTAAGTAAGAAGAAATGACTGGACAAAAGACCCATAGATATGTTTGAGATCTTTTAAAAATAGCTTTAAAATTACACAGTTTGTCAAAACAGAGAGGACTGagtttatttttcaactgtaaaatatcCTGCTCATCACATATCCTGAAATTAAAATCTGTGTCAATATCGTTATCAGCTTAAAAATATTGTTGGTCAGGCTGTGCTACATATACGCTGTTGTGCTGCTTTACAAGTTCGTAGTACCCTTAAACTTTTTTACATGTAATAACACAATGATGTAGTTTGTGTGACAGCTTTCTCTGTCAAGAGAAGCTGCAGTGTGTTAGTTTTTATTAGTTCCACCCTTAAACCAAATTACATGTGCATAATACAGATTTTCACCTCCTGCTTGTTCTATTTCTTCTTTTGCTACACAGCTTTACCAGCGTAAAGAATGAGCTCCTTCCAAGCCACCCACTGGAGCTGTCTGAGAAAAATGTGAGTAATCTGAATTACAAGAGCTCCTCCACAATTCATTTAGACTAGACCTCTTCTTAAGACCGTGTAGGTGTTATGGAATCTTTTTaacagcagatattttgacttgtGGTAGGTGTATGCACAGGTGGAACTCATAACACTAACAAATGGCTCGGTTACAGTTAGATGTCCCAGTAATCCTTGCCAGTGTGCCAGCCAGGCCAACCTGTCCTATTTATGTAGCAGTGCATTTTGTTAACAAAACTATCTAATATATTTATccacgacttttttttccattactaAGAAGAAATggaagtaaatataaaaataggaacaataacAAGGGGAATCTAAAAATTTGaaccatatatacagtatttacaataaacagactattaacacaattgcacaagtTTGATGAGTCAAAAGGACTAAAATGAATGAAGTTTTCATTGActaaaattatattaatatagcCTAAGATATGACTAACATGAGCAGACTTTTAGTCAAAACttgacttaaaaaaataaacaggatGAGGTTGACTAAATATGATGAAAACTAACGAGGACATTTGACACAGGActaacacctcttcctaactggacgcGATGCAAACGAGCAAACATAAGATTGTTTCGAAGTTTCGCACACCTCCAACCTGTTTTCACTGGTCCAAATCAAAGctgacagttaatcaatatCATTCTCTCTACGTCCTAGAGAGTGACTTTGCTCGTATTCTGGACAATTTTTCGCGCTCACTTCGCCAGAGTTTGCTCACTCGCTGTgtgttaggaagaggtgttagACTACATAACACTATTATGTTGTcaaaattaatgttattaatcacACCTGTGCCCATCCTACTCTGACATGTCAAGATGTCTTTGTAACATTATAATATATGTGAACTGCCATTATTATTATGGATTCAATATTCATATTAatttcaacaaaaaacaattatatcaggggaaataaaacaaaaaaagcattttttgaggcaacaataaaaacagaatgaCCTGTACATTCATGAAAACAGATAgccctgttttatttgttacaaGCAGATCAGTAGCAGTGAGAACAAGTGAAAGTTTGATGGTGGAAGTTAAAGTTGTTGTCTCGGGGGTACTAAACATTTTATGTGTTTCTGTGATGTGCAGTTCCTGCCAAACCAGGACAAGATGAATTTCTCTACACTCAGAAATATCCAGGGTCTTCATGCTCCGCTCAAACTGCAGATGGAGTACAGGGCAGCtagacaggtaacacacacaatGCTGCGTGTCTCAGTGATCCACCTCCCCAGTTCTGATAGCCCTCTTTCTTGGGCTCTTCTCCCTGTTTGTTTTTAAGTCATTGTTCTCGCTCCATAACTCTTGAtgcctcccccccctcctccttccagATCCAGCGTCTGCCGTTCTTACCGAGTTCAAACCTGGCTCTGGATACACTGCGAGGCAGCGACGAGTCCATCGGCTTCGAGGACATCCTCTGCGGTGAGAGTCTCATCCCTTCACCTTTTGTACAACCATTCGCAAAACTTTCTGAATATAATATCTAACACTGTGTTtatgtcctgtctccctgcagATCCAGGCCAGAGTGAAATGATGGGCGAGCCACACATGATGATGGAATACAAACTGGGACTGTTTTAAAAGAAGATGGGACACGCATAATACACAGTTACTCACATAGATTTAGGTTTATTATTTGTCtgcatacatttgtttttttcctcaaaaatCACCAACTGaggttttctctctctgtaatcTTTTGGGAAAGAAAGGGGCTTGATGGTTGTGtgtggggggaggggaggggttaTCCTGTTAATGACATAGATCTGGAGTGTTAAACAGACAAGCAATCAGTGCTGCTTTTGTATGATTCCAATCCGGTTGGTATTTCTAATAAACTTCATAACCTTCCTCATGATGTGGGTTCATTTGACAAATTATTTAAAGGTAGAATATTTAACAGTTGTcagttgctgtttgtaaacGCAATGCGATGttcgagcgagctatagagtgactgaagagagagagcggcgttggtgagaacaaagcagagaATCGGAGAAATAAAACgctattttctgattgtttcacggcggttatgttataaaacacaaaactaaCTCCACATAACTGCGGGAAGATGCAGAGttgccggattttgaatgaatgcaggcttcctgtctgctggctgtgcctcagcgctgctctcgttaacctacagacacacaccgaTCATAGCTGCACTCAGCATAGAGAGGAGCAGGGGATCACTGGAACACATGCTAGGGCTGCAcatttaatcaaatattaatcgtgatcacAATTAGATGAACATGATCgtctgcgatattgacgttaaATTGCGTGCTTCGCTCATAGAATACTCTGCTGCTTAAATCAAGCTCTTAAACTAACCGCAAGAGATGCAGCGTCAGTCAGCAGCCGATCGAGGCCCGCCGGGTTTCAGCAGTCTCGTATTCACATATCCAAGTTTTTTGCCAGtcagacacacatgtgcagccgccacatgatgATTTTACGTCGGCACACAGCGCCACTGTCAGTAAcgtctgacacacacatacacacagagacacgcaCAACATGTTTTCGGTGTGGAGGTTCTTcagcgtgagtgaagaagacgTAAAGCTGCAATTTGTTACTACTGCAAGTTcaaaataagccgtggaggaacaaccttaaaacattcggaacaactaacttaatcagacacttattatattattattattattatatagccTCGGTATCAGAAGCCGAAGGGCATGACAAAGCAGCGGCATTTGATCACCTGAACAGGCTGCACTCCCTGCGTGCTTACGTTATTGTTCTGTCACGTGGGGCACAAAGCCCCCAAGAAGCGTCCTGAGTAGAGCAAAATAACAAGAAAAGtgaaaatccaggcagagggctgcagtgtctctgcagatacagacaccaccacacacttctggGGCAtacataagtgatgattgagagggattatttttgtaccAGTCCATGCTTTGTTTTTCCCCCAGGCGATGTACTCTTTTCTAAATCCCCAGACCTGCCATCAAACTAGAACGACCTCAGACTGTCTTACCAGTCCTGGTCACCTGACATCCCCTCTCacctgattaaaatattttagctATCACAGTATTTGCGAGTTAAGGTCAATTATTGCTTACTTTTGACAATGTAACATCATGTGCCCTTAGAACACATTCAATAAATAATATCTTATGTTAATTTATTACCAACAATCAGGGAGCAGAAAGACGACTTTAAGAtgaatttctttaaatatttggAATTATTTGGGGAAATTGTTTGAATTCGGAAGTGTCAACAGACGGATCAAACCAGCTATTTCTGCACCATGGGAAGTGTAAAGCTGTCTACAAGGTGAAAATGTGTCTCAGACATAATTGGAGGTGACATTTACTCAACTTTGCATTGACAAGACCCTTCAACACTTGATGCCCCACACCTCCAGTCTCCACGCTTCAGGCCCTATAACCCTGACGAGTCTAATTAGCCTTCACATACCGTAGCTCTTCCTGTCTGCAGTCCCATTCTCAGCTGTTGTATTAAGAGTTGGCCTCTGACATCGTCTTGTTCTCCTGTCATTCTTTGTTTCAGCCACCTGATGTGTCCGTCTACCACATGTCAGCAACCTGTCAGTAAAAAAACCTCACCTTGTGTGATTGATTAAAGGATTTATTAGACAATCTGAATAATCTTGCATAGAGTGTGAAGGCAGCTTCACCATCAACTAAGCATATACAGCATGCAATAACTTGAGAAAAGGTTCTTTGAAAATAGTTTTGCacttgattttcattttttctttacagtgaaGAGCTGACCAAAGTGGAGAAACAAGCATTTCAAAAACTTGAGCAGCACATTTCCTCAATGATTTCTTTTGGCAATATCATTTAACATCACCTAGCAGTGCAAACagtgttttaaataaaaagtgaaaacaagAATAACCATCTCTGTTT from Sebastes fasciatus isolate fSebFas1 chromosome 21, fSebFas1.pri, whole genome shotgun sequence encodes:
- the c21h11orf65 gene encoding protein MFI isoform X2: MSLQEEGPQEPQQETLQQVAARIVQKAWKRYVYRQIFKYFKELISHCNLLDPQTVFKSVNPREAELLDAAAGVFIRFRLGGITFPPNIYYKIFTHRPIADMCASSPRDYTQLGLKKPVAQQTNNCWPLIQEDRSRWYQRKENNGWRLFCSKVDPMGEPREIDANKKMEFHYSRLRRQQDVDKWRKKRKTEWLKQINTAPELPETPCLKTHLFFRNVVMSRSNTLYDIIPT
- the c21h11orf65 gene encoding protein MFI isoform X1 → MSLQEEGPQEPQQETLQQVAARIVQKAWKRYVYRQIFKYFKELISHCNLLDPQTVFKSVNPREAELLDAAAGVFIRFRLGGITFPPNIYYKIFTHRPIADMCASSPRDYTQLGLKKPVAQQTNNCWPLIQEDRSRWYQRKENNGWRLFCSKVDPMGEPREIDANKKMEFHYSRLRRQQDVDKWRKKRKTEWLKQMYNQGRLQAHPAHQHMATLGVNSAQEVMDAIEEKGDDEVLEWELDELLDWTNTLNFEEYIQEWRGLACSRSSEPSKGKT
- the pomp gene encoding proteasome maturation protein codes for the protein MKTRPNRMLVIESGRNGITMNTRGLRSQLKDSVPVAGFNPQGAYGVQDSLRSGFTSVKNELLPSHPLELSEKNFLPNQDKMNFSTLRNIQGLHAPLKLQMEYRAARQIQRLPFLPSSNLALDTLRGSDESIGFEDILCDPGQSEMMGEPHMMMEYKLGLF